A stretch of the Archangium violaceum genome encodes the following:
- a CDS encoding two-component system sensor histidine kinase NtrB, which yields MPERERDERFHLNLEDIKDYAIFRVDTEGRIASWNAGAERIKGYKAEEVIGQPFAMLFTQEDRQAGKPEFEMRQAMEKGVYQGEGIRVRKGGVPFDAEVTLRALSDKGGVHRGFVKITRDISARKRVEDELSKRAEFEQQLIGIVSHDLRTPLSAISLATALLLRSQDLGMHHVATLGRILSSAERAQRLIASLLDFTQARVGGGFVLQYAPVDLRDFAGLVVEEMRVAYPEREIQFEFVGDVQGEWDPDRLAQLLTNLLNNALLHGLEDAPVRLSVHDGPHSVVIAVHNRGTPIPPDMMPRLFEPMKRGAGAGRSTKTQGLGLGLYIVQQIVLAHGGTVGVDSSEAQGTTFTVRLPHHPPPPRK from the coding sequence ATGCCCGAGCGAGAGCGAGACGAACGGTTCCATCTGAACCTGGAGGACATCAAGGACTACGCCATCTTCCGGGTGGATACCGAGGGCCGTATCGCCAGTTGGAACGCGGGCGCTGAGCGCATCAAGGGCTACAAGGCCGAGGAGGTTATCGGACAGCCGTTCGCCATGCTCTTCACCCAGGAGGACAGGCAGGCGGGAAAGCCTGAGTTCGAGATGCGGCAGGCCATGGAGAAGGGGGTCTACCAGGGCGAGGGCATCCGGGTGCGCAAGGGGGGCGTGCCCTTCGACGCGGAGGTGACGCTGCGAGCCCTCTCCGACAAGGGGGGCGTCCACAGGGGGTTCGTGAAAATCACCCGGGACATCAGCGCGCGCAAGCGCGTCGAGGACGAGTTGAGCAAGCGGGCGGAGTTCGAGCAGCAGCTCATCGGCATCGTCAGCCATGACCTGCGGACTCCACTCTCCGCCATCAGCCTTGCTACCGCGTTGCTGCTGCGAAGCCAGGACCTCGGCATGCATCATGTCGCAACGCTCGGTCGGATCCTCTCCTCCGCCGAGCGTGCCCAACGACTCATCGCCAGCTTGCTCGACTTCACCCAGGCGCGTGTCGGCGGGGGATTCGTCCTCCAGTACGCTCCCGTGGACCTGCGCGATTTCGCGGGCCTGGTGGTGGAGGAGATGCGGGTGGCGTATCCAGAGCGCGAGATTCAATTCGAGTTTGTCGGAGACGTGCAGGGAGAGTGGGACCCGGATCGGCTCGCCCAGCTACTCACGAACCTGCTGAACAATGCCCTGCTCCATGGCTTGGAAGACGCGCCGGTGCGGCTGAGCGTCCACGACGGGCCTCACTCCGTGGTGATCGCGGTCCACAACCGGGGGACGCCCATTCCACCCGACATGATGCCCCGCCTGTTCGAGCCCATGAAGCGCGGCGCCGGGGCGGGTCGCTCCACGAAGACCCAGGGACTCGGGCTCGGTCTCTACATCGTGCAGCAGATTGTCCTCGCCCATGGGGGCACCGTCGGAGTCGACTCCTCCGAGGCGCAGGGCACGACCTTTACGGTACGCCTGCCGCATCACCCGCCGCCTCCCAGGAAGTGA
- a CDS encoding PLP-dependent cysteine synthase family protein, giving the protein MTTHRPPCHPLPADGRFIQAIGPTPLVPVRLEAEGPTIWCKLEFLNPSGSTKDRIARYMLEKAWRLGELCPGGEVVEASSGSTSIALALASAQMGLKFTAVMPEGVTGERVLTIRAYGGSVELVPRETGIRGAIARAEEIARERKAFAPRQFENPDNAEAHRVWTGQEILSQVPGGLVHAVVSGVGTGGTVVGLYQAFAEAGCPVSPFVARPISGLGSDMECCSFSSRVPGVVDGLSKLYREADLPGLVELDISDEVAMRTARALLRRGFPVGPSSGLNYAAAVEAAKRLGPQAQVVTLFPDRMERYFSTELLQPKST; this is encoded by the coding sequence ATGACGACCCACCGCCCCCCCTGTCACCCGCTCCCAGCCGATGGCCGCTTCATCCAGGCGATCGGCCCCACGCCGCTGGTCCCCGTCCGCCTGGAGGCGGAAGGCCCGACCATCTGGTGCAAGCTGGAGTTCCTCAACCCGAGCGGCTCCACGAAGGACCGTATCGCGCGCTACATGCTGGAGAAGGCGTGGCGGTTGGGAGAGCTGTGCCCGGGTGGCGAGGTGGTGGAGGCCTCCAGCGGCTCGACGAGCATCGCGCTGGCGCTGGCCTCGGCGCAGATGGGCCTGAAGTTCACCGCGGTCATGCCCGAGGGCGTCACGGGCGAGCGCGTGCTCACCATCCGCGCCTATGGCGGGAGCGTGGAGCTGGTGCCGCGCGAAACGGGCATCCGGGGAGCCATCGCGCGGGCGGAGGAGATCGCCCGCGAGCGCAAGGCCTTCGCGCCGCGCCAGTTCGAGAACCCGGACAACGCGGAGGCGCACCGGGTGTGGACGGGGCAGGAGATCCTCTCCCAGGTACCGGGCGGCCTGGTGCACGCGGTGGTGAGTGGGGTGGGCACGGGCGGCACGGTGGTGGGGCTGTACCAGGCCTTCGCGGAGGCGGGCTGCCCGGTGAGCCCCTTCGTGGCGCGGCCCATCTCGGGACTGGGCAGTGACATGGAGTGCTGCAGCTTCAGCTCGCGCGTGCCGGGCGTGGTGGACGGCCTGTCGAAGCTGTACCGCGAGGCGGACCTGCCGGGGCTGGTGGAGCTGGACATCTCGGACGAGGTGGCGATGCGCACCGCGCGGGCGCTCCTCCGCCGGGGCTTCCCGGTGGGCCCCTCGTCGGGACTCAACTACGCGGCGGCGGTGGAGGCGGCGAAGCGGCTGGGTCCGCAGGCGCAGGTGGTGACGCTCTTCCCGGACCGGATGGAGCGCTACTTCTCCACCGAGCTCCTCCAACCCAAGAGCACCTGA
- a CDS encoding alkaline phosphatase PhoX: MSFNRRNFLRLSAVSGTALALGPAFWRNAYSAPAQPGPSPYGAISGSADANGVRLPAGFSSRIIARSGSKVANTGYTWHGAPDGGACFPVSGGGWIYTSNSEKSLGTGGVSAIKFDAGGTIVGAYRILSNTTSNCAGGPTPWGTWLSCEEYSGGRVWECDPTKASQGVVRSALGTFAHEAVAVDSDDYRLYLTEDSTSGRFYRFTPSSYPSLASGTLEAARVSGNPLTGATVTWVPVSASKPASQQSNASQTTVFNGGEGCWYDRGTVYFTTKGDNRVWAYTPASSRLEIIYDDNLYPSSPLTGVDNVTVSSSGDIFVAEDGGDLQICIITPSRVVAPLLQLVGHNRSEITGPAFSPDGKRLYFSSQRGTSGSSSGGITFEVTGPFRT; this comes from the coding sequence ATGTCGTTCAATCGCCGCAACTTCCTGCGTCTCTCCGCCGTCAGCGGAACGGCGCTCGCCCTGGGTCCCGCCTTCTGGCGCAACGCCTATTCCGCTCCCGCTCAGCCCGGCCCCAGCCCCTACGGCGCCATCTCCGGCTCCGCCGATGCCAATGGCGTGCGGCTGCCCGCCGGCTTCTCCTCGCGCATCATCGCCCGCTCCGGCTCCAAGGTGGCCAACACCGGCTACACCTGGCACGGCGCGCCGGATGGTGGGGCCTGCTTCCCCGTCTCGGGCGGCGGGTGGATCTACACCTCCAACTCCGAGAAGTCCCTGGGCACCGGCGGCGTCTCGGCCATCAAGTTCGACGCCGGCGGCACCATCGTCGGCGCGTACCGCATCCTCTCCAACACCACCTCCAACTGCGCCGGTGGCCCCACCCCCTGGGGCACCTGGCTCTCCTGCGAGGAGTACTCCGGTGGTCGCGTCTGGGAGTGCGACCCCACGAAGGCCTCGCAGGGCGTGGTGCGCTCCGCGCTCGGCACCTTCGCCCACGAGGCCGTCGCGGTGGACTCGGATGACTACCGTCTCTACCTCACCGAGGACAGCACCAGCGGCCGCTTCTACCGCTTCACCCCGTCCTCCTATCCCTCGCTCGCCTCGGGCACGCTCGAGGCCGCCCGCGTCTCCGGCAATCCGCTGACCGGCGCCACCGTGACGTGGGTGCCCGTGTCCGCCTCCAAGCCCGCTTCCCAGCAGTCCAATGCCTCGCAGACCACCGTCTTCAACGGCGGCGAGGGCTGCTGGTACGACCGCGGCACCGTCTACTTCACCACCAAGGGCGACAACCGCGTCTGGGCCTACACCCCGGCCTCCTCGCGCCTGGAGATCATCTACGACGACAACCTCTATCCGAGCTCGCCCCTCACGGGCGTGGACAACGTGACCGTCTCCTCCTCCGGCGACATCTTCGTGGCCGAGGACGGTGGTGATCTTCAAATCTGCATCATCACCCCGAGCCGCGTGGTGGCCCCGCTCCTCCAGCTCGTGGGCCACAACCGCTCGGAGATCACCGGCCCCGCGTTCAGCCCGGATGGGAAGCGGCTGTATTTCAGCTCGCAGCGCGGCACCTCCGGCTCCAGCAGCGGCGGCATCACCTTCGAGGTGACCGGGCCGTTCCGCACGTAG
- a CDS encoding phosphotransferase, producing the protein MPPVWEADITLTREDAARLVERQFPQLAPARLKPLGTGWDNAAYTVNGRWVFRFPRRKVAVGLLENESRLLPQLAAHLPLRIPEPVWLGRPEEDYPYPFAGYALLPGVTACAVTWTPEERLRNAATLGRFLAALHGIPVDDETLARGPGDELDRANLRKRAPMILERLAKLEADGAEVEGAAVRAWMSRLVDTPPWKRRACWVHGDLYARHLLVDEHHRVTGVLDWGDMHLGDPAIDLTIAFTFLPPEARGAFREAYGDIDEATWDRARFRAFHYGVALVLYGRSEGDEAITRVGHDALRYGATPSPSGRGPG; encoded by the coding sequence ATGCCACCTGTATGGGAAGCGGACATCACCCTGACACGAGAGGACGCCGCCCGGCTCGTGGAGCGGCAGTTTCCGCAGCTGGCGCCAGCGCGGCTGAAGCCCCTGGGGACGGGCTGGGACAACGCGGCCTACACGGTGAACGGACGCTGGGTGTTCCGCTTCCCACGCCGGAAGGTCGCCGTGGGGCTGCTGGAGAACGAGTCACGGCTCCTGCCCCAGCTGGCGGCGCACCTCCCCCTGCGCATCCCGGAGCCGGTGTGGCTCGGCCGTCCCGAGGAGGACTACCCCTACCCCTTCGCCGGGTACGCGCTGCTGCCTGGAGTCACCGCGTGCGCGGTGACGTGGACGCCCGAGGAGCGCCTGCGCAACGCCGCGACGCTCGGGAGGTTCCTGGCGGCGCTGCACGGCATCCCGGTGGATGACGAGACGCTGGCGCGAGGCCCGGGAGACGAGCTCGACCGCGCGAACCTGCGCAAACGCGCGCCGATGATTCTCGAGAGACTCGCGAAGCTGGAGGCGGACGGCGCGGAGGTGGAAGGAGCGGCGGTGCGCGCCTGGATGTCGCGACTGGTGGACACGCCACCGTGGAAGCGGCGTGCCTGCTGGGTGCACGGAGACCTCTATGCGAGGCACCTGCTCGTGGACGAGCACCACAGGGTGACGGGGGTGCTCGACTGGGGAGACATGCACCTGGGGGATCCGGCGATCGATCTGACGATCGCCTTCACCTTCCTGCCGCCGGAGGCGCGAGGAGCGTTCCGCGAGGCCTACGGAGACATCGACGAGGCCACATGGGACCGGGCGCGCTTCCGGGCCTTCCACTACGGGGTAGCGCTGGTGCTGTACGGGAGGAGCGAGGGAGACGAAGCCATCACGAGGGTAGGCCACGACGCGCTCCGTTACGGAGCCACCCCCTCTCCCTCCGGGAGAGGGCCGGGGTGA
- a CDS encoding long-chain fatty acid--CoA ligase: MLTGRMMDFPLTLTHFLERARTYFGRSEIVSRQPDKSYHRQTYADFYRRSCKLAHALTRLGVKPGDRVASLCWNHQRHLELYFAVPSMGAVIHTLNLRLHANDLAYIARHAEDRIIVVDRSLLPLLDKFIAAVPSVEHVIVIPDDGPAPEGRLDYEALLAPEQDSFAWPALDERSAAMLCYTSGTTGNPKGVLYSHRSCVLHALTLCMNDTFGISESDAVLPVVPMFHAAAWGLPHAGVFTGTKLVFPGPHLDPLSLLDLMAGERVTLAAGVPTIWLGILALLDQEPNRWDLRSVRTMAIGGSAAPPAMIEGFLHRHGLVVTHAWGMTEMNPVGTLARPRRQHEHLPQAERLALRATQGYALPLVEVRHVSDSGQVLPWDGETMGELEVRGPWVASSYYGGEGADRFTPDGWFKTGDVVTLDAEGYVRITDRSKDVIKSGGEWISSVALENALMAHPAVLEAAVFAAKDPKWDERPLAAVVLKPGQSVTKQELTAHLEARFVKWWLPDDYVFIPQIPRTSTGKFLKTKLREDYGDHLVKMQRQDG, from the coding sequence ATGCTCACCGGACGCATGATGGACTTCCCGCTCACGCTCACCCACTTCCTCGAGCGGGCCCGCACCTACTTCGGCCGCTCGGAGATCGTCAGCCGTCAGCCGGACAAGTCCTACCACCGCCAGACCTACGCCGACTTCTACCGGCGCTCCTGCAAGCTCGCCCACGCCCTCACCCGGCTCGGTGTGAAGCCCGGTGACCGCGTCGCCTCGCTCTGCTGGAACCACCAACGCCACCTGGAGCTCTACTTCGCCGTCCCCTCCATGGGCGCGGTCATCCATACCCTCAACCTGCGTCTCCACGCCAACGACCTCGCCTATATCGCCCGCCACGCCGAGGATCGCATCATCGTCGTGGATCGCTCGCTCCTGCCGCTCCTCGACAAGTTCATCGCCGCCGTGCCCTCCGTCGAGCACGTCATCGTCATCCCCGATGACGGTCCCGCTCCCGAGGGCCGTCTCGATTACGAGGCGCTGCTCGCGCCCGAGCAGGACTCCTTCGCCTGGCCCGCGCTCGACGAGCGCTCCGCCGCGATGCTCTGCTACACCTCCGGCACCACCGGCAACCCCAAGGGCGTCCTCTACAGCCACCGCTCCTGCGTGCTGCATGCGCTCACCCTGTGCATGAACGACACGTTCGGCATCAGCGAGTCCGATGCCGTCCTCCCCGTGGTGCCCATGTTCCACGCCGCCGCCTGGGGTCTTCCTCACGCAGGTGTCTTCACCGGTACGAAGCTCGTCTTCCCCGGACCCCACCTCGACCCCCTGTCCCTGCTGGATCTCATGGCCGGCGAGCGCGTCACCCTCGCCGCCGGTGTCCCCACCATCTGGCTCGGCATCCTCGCCCTGCTCGACCAGGAGCCGAATCGCTGGGATTTGCGCAGCGTGCGCACCATGGCCATCGGTGGCTCCGCCGCTCCTCCCGCGATGATCGAGGGCTTCCTCCACCGTCATGGTCTCGTCGTCACGCACGCCTGGGGCATGACCGAGATGAACCCCGTCGGCACGCTCGCGCGCCCGCGCCGCCAGCACGAGCACCTGCCACAGGCCGAGCGGCTCGCCCTCCGCGCCACGCAGGGTTATGCCCTCCCGCTCGTCGAGGTGCGCCACGTGAGCGACTCGGGCCAGGTGCTCCCCTGGGATGGCGAGACCATGGGCGAATTGGAGGTGCGTGGACCCTGGGTCGCCTCCTCGTACTACGGCGGCGAGGGCGCCGACCGCTTCACCCCGGATGGTTGGTTCAAGACGGGGGATGTCGTCACGCTCGACGCCGAGGGCTATGTGCGCATCACCGACCGCTCCAAGGACGTCATCAAGTCCGGCGGCGAGTGGATCAGCTCCGTCGCCCTGGAGAACGCCCTCATGGCCCACCCCGCCGTGCTCGAGGCCGCCGTGTTCGCCGCCAAGGACCCCAAGTGGGACGAGCGTCCGCTCGCCGCCGTGGTGCTCAAGCCCGGTCAGTCCGTCACGAAGCAGGAGCTCACCGCCCACCTGGAGGCGCGCTTCGTGAAGTGGTGGCTGCCGGATGATTATGTCTTCATTCCCCAGATTCCTCGCACCTCCACCGGCAAGTTCCTCAAGACGAAATTGCGCGAGGACTACGGCGACCACCTGGTGAAGATGCAGCGCCAGGACGGTTGA
- a CDS encoding NADPH:quinone oxidoreductase family protein, translating into MRALQLERLEGPEGLKLVDMPEPEAGDAVLIDVMAAGVSFPDLLLTKGQYQMKPPLPFVPGVEVAGVVRSAPEGAAVKAGDRVMAFTMFGGWADVVAAPPGMTFRVPEGWSFEAAAGTVMNYHTAHFALHRRGQLEEGETVLVHGAAGGVGTATIQVARGAGARVLAVVSSEEKAEVARSAGADKAFLSTGDWVSQVKDATGGRGVDVVMDPVGGDIFDLSLKCLAPEGRLLVVGFAGGRIPEVKVNRLLLKNVDVVGVAWGAFVMQEPQLTAEIAKDLAALADKGFVEPLVGQVFPLEQAGQALRALDSRKATGKVVLRVRQA; encoded by the coding sequence ATGCGCGCTTTGCAGCTCGAGCGGTTGGAGGGTCCCGAGGGTCTCAAGCTGGTGGACATGCCAGAGCCCGAGGCCGGAGACGCGGTGCTCATCGACGTCATGGCGGCCGGAGTCAGCTTTCCGGACCTGCTGCTGACGAAGGGGCAGTACCAGATGAAGCCGCCGCTGCCCTTCGTGCCGGGCGTGGAGGTGGCCGGCGTGGTGCGCAGCGCTCCGGAGGGCGCGGCGGTGAAGGCGGGAGACCGGGTCATGGCCTTCACCATGTTCGGGGGCTGGGCGGACGTGGTGGCGGCGCCCCCGGGGATGACGTTCCGCGTGCCCGAGGGCTGGAGCTTCGAGGCCGCCGCGGGGACGGTGATGAACTACCACACCGCGCACTTCGCGCTGCACCGCCGGGGCCAGCTCGAGGAGGGCGAGACGGTGCTGGTGCACGGCGCCGCGGGAGGCGTGGGCACGGCGACCATCCAGGTGGCGCGCGGCGCGGGCGCGCGGGTGCTCGCGGTGGTGAGCAGCGAGGAGAAGGCGGAGGTGGCTCGCAGCGCGGGCGCGGACAAGGCGTTCCTGTCCACGGGGGACTGGGTGTCGCAGGTGAAGGACGCCACCGGAGGGCGGGGCGTGGACGTGGTGATGGACCCGGTGGGCGGGGACATCTTCGACCTGAGCCTCAAGTGTCTCGCTCCCGAGGGCCGGTTGCTGGTGGTGGGCTTCGCCGGCGGGCGCATCCCCGAGGTGAAGGTGAACCGGCTGCTGCTCAAGAACGTGGACGTGGTGGGCGTGGCGTGGGGCGCGTTCGTGATGCAGGAGCCCCAGCTCACCGCGGAGATCGCCAAGGACCTGGCGGCCCTGGCCGACAAGGGCTTCGTGGAGCCGCTCGTGGGCCAGGTGTTTCCCCTGGAACAGGCCGGGCAGGCGCTGCGTGCGCTGGACTCGCGCAAGGCCACCGGCAAGGTCGTGCTGCGCGTTCGGCAGGCGTAG
- a CDS encoding MDR family MFS transporter, with amino-acid sequence MAPPTHAHELTRAQKAVTMTGVLLALLLAALDQTIVATAGPAMQADLHIDAAHYPWLATSYMVASTVMLPIYGKLSDIFGRKPILIVGILIFVLGSVLCGLSRTSLQVILARVVQGLGSASLFTSAFTVVADLFPPSVRGKYQGLIGGVFALSSVVGPLLGGFLTDAFSWHWVFFINLPVGVVALVFILLKMPSLRQATGGTRARLDLPGAFVLVLAVVPLLVALSLGRGGSAPASGGGYPWGSARILGLFALSATGFVLFVLLERRVRSPLLDLGLFRNRIFAVGNATVCILGAGFLSAIVFLPLFMVNVVGLSATRSGLTLTPLTLGVVAGNVMAGQLVSRIGRYRMLMLGSLVLLTAGYAIMGFTLTPESTQAEVTVKMVLVGLGMGPSLPLYTLAIQNAVPPAQVGVATSAVTFFRQMGSTIGVALLGTVFAATLASSMTGLGDTTARLPPEVRERLQPAGTGGSGGEGMEAGQAFPAKQLEADLRKDFAAREREVEARLEGSARTEALSRLQEEEARAVSAVGEVERTLKEGFTEAISAIYRIAILISVLGFLLTLFLPERPLRRTNAPLPSE; translated from the coding sequence ATGGCACCGCCCACCCACGCCCACGAGCTCACCCGGGCCCAGAAGGCCGTCACGATGACGGGCGTGCTGCTCGCCCTGCTGCTCGCGGCGCTCGACCAGACCATCGTCGCCACCGCGGGCCCCGCCATGCAGGCGGACCTCCACATCGACGCGGCCCATTACCCGTGGCTCGCCACCTCGTACATGGTGGCCTCCACGGTGATGCTCCCCATCTATGGCAAGCTGTCCGACATCTTCGGCCGCAAGCCCATCCTCATCGTCGGCATCCTCATCTTCGTCCTCGGCAGCGTGCTGTGCGGGCTGTCGCGCACCAGCCTCCAGGTCATCCTCGCCCGCGTGGTGCAGGGCCTGGGCAGTGCCTCGCTCTTCACCTCGGCCTTCACCGTCGTGGCGGACCTGTTCCCCCCCTCCGTGCGAGGCAAGTACCAGGGCCTCATCGGCGGTGTCTTCGCCCTCTCCAGCGTGGTGGGGCCGCTCCTCGGGGGCTTCCTCACCGACGCGTTCAGCTGGCACTGGGTCTTCTTCATCAACCTCCCGGTCGGCGTGGTGGCGCTCGTCTTCATCCTCCTCAAGATGCCCTCGCTGCGGCAGGCCACGGGAGGGACCCGCGCCCGGCTGGATCTGCCCGGCGCCTTCGTGCTGGTGCTCGCCGTGGTGCCACTGCTGGTCGCGCTCAGCCTCGGACGGGGCGGCTCCGCACCCGCGAGTGGGGGCGGCTACCCCTGGGGCTCCGCGCGCATCCTCGGACTGTTCGCGCTGTCGGCCACGGGCTTCGTGCTCTTCGTCCTCCTCGAGCGCCGGGTCAGGAGCCCGCTGCTCGACCTCGGCCTGTTCCGCAACCGCATCTTCGCCGTGGGCAACGCCACCGTGTGCATCCTCGGGGCGGGCTTCCTCTCGGCGATCGTCTTCCTGCCGCTCTTCATGGTGAACGTGGTGGGCCTGTCCGCCACGCGCTCGGGGCTCACGCTCACCCCGCTCACCCTGGGCGTGGTGGCGGGCAACGTGATGGCGGGCCAGCTCGTCTCGCGCATCGGCCGCTACCGGATGCTGATGCTCGGCTCACTGGTGCTGCTCACCGCGGGCTACGCCATCATGGGCTTCACCCTCACGCCCGAGTCCACACAGGCCGAGGTCACGGTGAAGATGGTGCTGGTGGGCCTGGGGATGGGGCCCTCGCTGCCGCTCTACACGCTGGCCATCCAGAACGCGGTGCCGCCGGCGCAGGTGGGCGTGGCCACCTCGGCCGTCACCTTCTTCCGGCAGATGGGGTCCACCATCGGAGTGGCGCTGCTGGGCACGGTGTTCGCCGCGACCCTGGCCTCGTCGATGACCGGGCTCGGGGACACCACGGCCCGGCTTCCCCCCGAGGTGCGCGAGCGCCTCCAGCCCGCCGGCACCGGAGGGAGCGGAGGCGAGGGAATGGAAGCCGGACAGGCCTTTCCGGCGAAGCAGCTCGAAGCGGATTTGCGGAAGGACTTCGCGGCGCGAGAGCGCGAGGTGGAAGCGAGGCTCGAGGGCTCCGCGAGGACCGAGGCGCTCTCCCGGCTCCAGGAGGAAGAGGCGCGAGCGGTCTCGGCGGTGGGCGAGGTGGAGCGGACGCTGAAGGAGGGCTTCACCGAGGCCATCTCGGCCATCTACCGCATCGCCATCCTCATCTCGGTGCTGGGCTTCCTCCTGACACTGTTCCTGCCGGAGCGGCCCCTGCGCCGCACCAACGCGCCCCTGCCCTCGGAGTAG
- a CDS encoding type II toxin-antitoxin system Phd/YefM family antitoxin: MRIPALEEAHLQVYPRTIRMTIRVTMRPLHIPEDLLPIADFKARASEVVRRLREHRRPVVITQSGNPAAVLLSPEEFDRLT; the protein is encoded by the coding sequence GTGCGCATCCCGGCCCTGGAAGAAGCACATCTTCAGGTCTATCCGCGGACCATCCGGATGACCATCAGGGTGACCATGAGGCCGCTCCACATCCCAGAGGACCTCCTGCCAATCGCCGATTTCAAGGCCCGTGCATCCGAGGTCGTCCGCCGCCTGCGGGAACACCGGAGGCCGGTGGTCATCACCCAGAGCGGCAACCCCGCCGCCGTGCTCCTCTCGCCGGAAGAGTTCGACCGGCTCACCTAA
- a CDS encoding type II toxin-antitoxin system RelE/ParE family toxin, whose product MHPRSSAACGNTGGRWSSPRAATPPPCSSRRKSSTGSPKWVERLRQRAQEAASIPRAGRRVPEVDREHIREVLLRSYRIVHRVVRDDIEVLTIFEGHRLPPGGAVPEDDES is encoded by the coding sequence GTGCATCCGAGGTCGTCCGCCGCCTGCGGGAACACCGGAGGCCGGTGGTCATCACCCAGAGCGGCAACCCCGCCGCCGTGCTCCTCTCGCCGGAAGAGTTCGACCGGCTCACCTAAGTGGGTCGAGCGCCTGAGGCAGCGAGCGCAGGAGGCAGCCTCTATACCCAGGGCAGGACGCCGGGTGCCCGAGGTCGACAGGGAGCACATCCGCGAGGTTCTCCTTCGCTCGTATCGCATCGTGCACCGGGTGGTCCGGGATGACATCGAAGTGCTGACGATCTTCGAGGGGCATCGGCTCCCACCGGGTGGCGCCGTACCAGAGGATGACGAGAGCTGA
- a CDS encoding PD-(D/E)XK nuclease superfamily protein, with amino-acid sequence MTGHEYADLVARYIVRNYASRGVKVYREVHVGKTLTGRGRRVDIFVLEPATRTALAIECKYQGSVGSVDEKIPFALQDLESMRIPVCISYAGDGFSQGILHILSASPIAAYCLPGAKTLTPSNETRELDCLLAMTFKWWDVLVRGKKRVAL; translated from the coding sequence ATGACTGGACACGAATACGCGGACCTGGTGGCCAGATACATCGTGAGGAACTACGCCTCGCGCGGGGTGAAGGTGTACCGCGAGGTGCATGTCGGCAAGACACTCACGGGACGGGGGCGGCGCGTCGACATCTTCGTGCTCGAGCCCGCCACGCGCACCGCGCTCGCCATCGAGTGCAAGTACCAGGGCAGCGTCGGCTCCGTGGACGAGAAGATTCCCTTCGCCCTGCAGGACCTGGAGAGCATGCGGATTCCCGTCTGCATCTCCTATGCGGGGGACGGCTTCTCGCAGGGGATCCTGCACATCCTCTCCGCGTCTCCCATCGCGGCCTACTGCCTGCCCGGCGCGAAGACGCTCACGCCCTCGAACGAGACGCGCGAGCTGGACTGTCTCCTCGCCATGACCTTCAAGTGGTGGGACGTGCTCGTGCGCGGCAAGAAGCGCGTGGCGCTGTGA
- a CDS encoding DNA-methyltransferase: MPRYRLSQSDAVEWLRSLPDASVDLIITDPAYESLEKHRAIGTTTRLKHSKASSNHWFRIFPNARFPELFEQVWRVLKRDSHFYLFCDPETMFIAKPLAEAAGFRFWKPIIWDKLHIGMGYHYRSRYELILFFEKGRRRLSDLGVADVLPVPRVYRGYPAEKPTGVSEVLIRQSSAPGDVVVDPFLGSGSVGVAAVRLGRDFRGTDICDEALAVSEARLREEGAVPEETVETREVLLARSG, from the coding sequence ATGCCCCGCTACCGCCTTTCGCAGAGCGATGCCGTCGAGTGGCTCCGGAGCCTTCCGGACGCCTCGGTGGATCTCATCATCACCGACCCCGCCTATGAGTCGCTCGAGAAGCACCGCGCCATCGGCACCACCACGCGCCTCAAGCACAGCAAGGCATCCAGCAACCACTGGTTCCGCATCTTCCCCAACGCGCGCTTCCCCGAGCTGTTCGAGCAGGTCTGGCGGGTGCTCAAGCGCGACTCGCACTTCTACCTCTTCTGCGACCCGGAGACGATGTTCATCGCCAAGCCGCTCGCGGAGGCGGCGGGCTTCCGATTCTGGAAGCCCATCATCTGGGACAAGCTGCACATCGGGATGGGCTACCACTACCGCTCCCGCTACGAGCTCATCCTCTTCTTCGAGAAGGGCCGGCGGCGGTTGAGCGACCTGGGCGTGGCGGACGTGCTCCCGGTGCCACGCGTCTACCGGGGTTACCCGGCGGAGAAGCCCACCGGCGTGAGCGAGGTGCTCATCCGGCAGAGCAGCGCGCCCGGAGACGTGGTGGTGGATCCCTTCCTGGGCTCGGGCTCGGTGGGCGTGGCGGCGGTGCGGCTCGGGCGCGACTTCCGGGGCACCGACATCTGTGACGAGGCGCTGGCTGTCTCCGAGGCGCGACTGCGTGAAGAGGGCGCGGTGCCCGAGGAGACGGTGGAGACGCGAGAGGTGCTCCTGGCCCGGAGCGGGTGA